ttttttcttctgtttttttcttctgtttttttcttatgtttttcttctgtttgtttttttcttctgtttttccttttttcttctgtttttttcttctgtttttttcttcctttttccttctttcttcttcttcctttttccttttaaaatcaaaaacataaaactaattcattttaaaatcttaaaaatacaattatatatcaaaaaaatcagaaaaataaaactaattcattttaaaaccccttgaaggtttgacaaaaggtttgatacatcattcagttcatcgaccaaatacaaagtttggtacaataaattattacatatcaattcttcccttgtgtccctgcttgcttacgattgtgccgtatccatggagcatcctcatcatttaacttaatgcttgggtcaatgttcactttgaagggcggaatttcaccaaacatattataatcttctgacatgtctgtcttgtcctccactcccacgatgtttcttttccctgaaagaacaatgtggcgctttggatcatcgcatgatgtactgatcgttttcttatctttccgtttcctcggtttgctactcatgtccttcaaataaaaaacctgagcgacatctttggcaaggacgaatggttcgtcaaggtaaccaagattgttgaaatccaccattgtcattccgtattgctcgtccacctttaccccacctcctgttagcttgaaccatttgcaccggaacaaagggaccttaaaggagggcccatagtcaagttcccatatctcctctatgtaaccataatatgtgaccttttgcccattctcggttgctgcatcaaagcggacaccactgttttggttggtgctctttttatcttggacgatcgtgtaaaatgtattcccatttatctcgtacccttggaaagtcgttatagtcgaagatggtgtcttggccaacatgtacagctgatctacaacatcattgtcattcattaaatgttttctcaaccaactgccgaaagtctccatgtgggccttcctaatccaggattcaggcttccccgggttgtccgagcgtaaaatattcttgtgtttctcaaagtacggagccaccaagctggaattggtcagtacagtgtggtgtgcttcagtcagagaatggtcgtccatacatatcgttgatttccttccgatcgtgccttttccacttagtctcccctcgtgccgcgatcgaggaagaccaatcggcttaaggtcaggaacaaagtcaacacaaaactcaattacctcctcatttccatagcccttggcgatgcttccttctggcctagcacggttacgaacatatttctttaatactcccatgaacctctcgaaggggaacatattgtgtagaaatacaggaccgagaacgaaaatctcttcgactaggtgaaccaggaggtgcgtcataatattgaagaaggatggagggaacaccaactcgaaactgacaagacattggatcacatcgttctgtaaccgtggtagaacttctggattgattaccttctgagagattgcattgaggaatgcacatagcttcacaatggctactcgaacattttccggcaggagccccctcaaagcaatcggaagcaattgtgtcataatcacgtggcagtcgtgagacttcaggttttggaactttttctccgccatgtttattattccctttatattggacgagaatccagacgggaccttcatactgctcaggcattcaaaaaagatgaccttctcttctttggtcagagcgtagctggcacgaccttgaaaccattccggatgccggtcatcagggtctttcaaacgttgctggtcctgccgtgcttcctttgtatcatttgtcttcccatacacgcccaagaagcttaggaggttcacgcaaatattcttcgtaacgtgcatcacgtcgattgcagagcggacatctaggactttccaatattctagctcccagaatatagatttcttcttccacatggctgcgtgcccgtcaactcccttcggaactgattgtccgccaggaccctttccaaagatgactttcaaatccttgaccatatcaaatacctcagcaccagtgcgttccgcaggcttcggccggtgatctgccttgccgttgtaatgcttgcctttctttcttactggatgaatttttggaagaaatcgacgatgcccaaggtacacgttcttcttacaatttggcaaatgtacactttcagtctcatgtaagcagtgcgtgcatgcattgtatcccttatttgacagtcccgaaaggttactaagagcaggccaatcgttgatggttacgaaaagcaacgctcgtaggtcaaattcctcttgtttgtgctcatcccacacacggacaccaccccacagctgtaaaagttcatcaactaatggccttaggtacacatcgatgtcgttgccgggttgcttcggaccttggatgagcactggcatcataatgaacttccgcttcatgcacaaccaaggaggaaggttgtagatgcatagagtcacaggccaggtgctatggctggagctctgctcgccaaaaggattcatgccatccgtacttagagcaaatcttatgttccttgcgtcagctgcaaaatctttgaaccatctgtcgatctttctccattgcgttccatctgcggtgtgtctcaactccccgtccgacttacggtcctctttgtgccatcgcaacaacttggcatgctctttgttcctgaaccgacgtttcaaccgtggtattataggagcataccacatcaccttggcgggaaccctcttcctgggtttctggccctcaacatcgtcaccagggtcatcgcctctgatcttataacgcaatgcagtgcataccgggcattcattcaaattctcgtattcaccgcggtagaggatgcagtcgttgatgcatgcatgtatcttcagaacctctaaacctagagggcagacaaccttctttgcttcgtacgtactggcgggcaactcgttatcctttggaaacatattcttcaacattttcagcaagttttcaaatgccgagtcagctacacctgcctctgccttccatttcagcaaatccagtgtgcagcccagctttttcagaccatcatcgcatccggggtacagcgcctttctgtgatcctctaacatgcgatccaaattctccctctccttttcagtttcgcagcgtctccgtgcatcagcaatggtccgaccaagatcatcaacgggatcatcacgtgcctcttcttcaccttccccttcaccttcagagtcctccatgaaagtatcaccgaaatgagcaagatagctttcatcgatgaaatcatccccttcttcatcttcttccattataacccctctttctccatgcttggtccaacaattatagcttggcatgaaaccgtgccgaagcagatgcatgtgaacatctcttgaggaagagtaacccttctgattcttacagataacacatggacagataacaaaacccccctgcttgttcgcattagccactacgaggaaatctttcaaacccgtagtgaactcgccggagagtcggttaccgtacatccattgccgattcatctgcattattataatataaaatatataattaaccatcatgcatttgttaaactaactagctacaaacaatataaattaaacaatgaactgcacacatgcatattttatcaatgacaaatcaaaggttcatcaagttgctaaccgcgatcgaggagtgtggctccaacacttcatgtcatgtttgtttcatgctcttggggcatttcatcaaacaccttatgtgcataagaggaaccaaaagcaaacctacacccacttgtgaagagaatggctccaaatggctaagtgttggctgctggatgggtatatataggggaggggctttagttgcggttggcctggcaaaccgtgactaaaggtgcccgaaggcctttagtcgcggttgtcctggccaaccgcgactaaagaccctcacgtgcgccagctggccaccgagcgccctgggcccaggcctttggtcgcggttcacctccagaaccgcgactaaaggtcccattagtcgcggttcctacagcttcgcgacttatggggctggacggaagcctgtttttccactaGTGGGGCATCTGGACAACGAGGCCGGTCGGCACATCTGACACCACGACCACACGCCAGGGTGCAGGCCCGGGGCCAGGGCCCCGTGTCGTGTATGTAGGAGATCGAGACGTCAGGCCTGTCCTGTTGATCTGGAGCGCTGCATCTTGCTCCGGCCAGCCCACCAGCTCCGGCCAAGACACCTTCACGCTGCCGGCGACTGCACCCGCGGGCTCACTTCTCCCCATTTTGCCAGGCGGTACCGAAACTTCCCTTGACTTGTGGCTGATAATATGCAAGTACTATGCAGTAAGCCACATTTGATGATACTTTATAGCAGCGAGAGTAAATTACTTCCGCGGACGACTCATCCTTCCCTCCCCTCCCCGACCCCACGCTCGCGCCGCCTCCCCAGGGGGCGGCCGGGGCGGCCCCCATCgctctcctctcctcccccctcccccgtGCTCCTCCCTCCCGCGGCCGCCGGCGGAGCCCCCGGATCTGGCCgggcgggctggcggcggcggccccTTCCATCCCCCGTGTGCGCACCCCTTGACCCGGGGTCAGGGCTGGCGACGGGTGCCCTTCGGCCGGCGGCGGCCCGACggcctggtggtggctggcggcggccCGGCGCGATGGTGGCGCCGTCCTTTggcggcggggcgggctggtggcgCTGGTTGGCCGACGGCGCGCCCGGCCCAAATCTGGGCCCTTAGGgcccatctgggtcctagcgggtCGGCCCCCGGGAGTGTCCTTGTTGTCTGCGgcgtggtgaggaggaggagcagctcggATTTGGGGCGGCGGCTCCGTCggcgtgccggcagcagcgcgaaggcgggagctttacgggcccaCGAGGGCTCGGCCGGGGCTGTGGGCCCATGGGCCTagtgtgctcctgctattgcgtccggacggctaccgtcgctgacggtggaggtggggccctgccGCGTGCCGACGGGCTgttgccctagtcccggctctgattcCTTGCCGTGTTGTCCTCACTTCGCGGTGCTATGGTGAGATGGTATGAGGGCCTCATGACCGCGTTGGCGCAcggtggtggttggtttggtggcaGGCTTCGGGgcgcccgaggtgcgggttgggatcgggggaaacccctgtcggcatGGCCGACACCGGCGCAGTGGCGCCTGTGGTTGCCTcctgaccttccgggagggcgtcggggctacccttcctctcgcctcgtcgtgtaccgggggaaacccttggcagcagcgtcgtcatcgtcgcgatccttcttggaggtgttgataggtgcCGGCGCTTCGGAGTTTTGGATTCTAGTGGAAGAGCCTGGTGGGCGCTGTGATCGCGAGGCTTCTTTGCTTTTgtttgtcggcatttgtttcttttggttttctctgtcgtttctttttgggcgtgactgtgctgcttccgccgCAGCACCTATCCCTGtatggttcggttggttgctttgtatacaaagcgggggaaaaccCATTTTCGGTAATTACTTCCGCATAAGAGGTGGTAAGATGACAGGTTGCATCATGTCAATGATTAAAAAAAAGGATGGCGGGTTGCATCCGGACAACACCGTCTTTTGTTGGCGAGTTAAATACACGGAAGGTGCCTAAACTTGTTCTACGCGGTCAGTTTGATGTCTAAAATTGTAAAATACATAAAACTACTGCCCGAACTTGTCCAGTCGTACAAATACGGTGCCTCCTTCCGTATTCAAACATACGCCATGCCCACGTGAAATGCCAGTATGgcggtggcccacatgtcagtggatacGTGCGGGGAGGAATTAACATCCCTTGTATTTTATTTAATCATGTAGGAAAGTCCTCAAATACAGTGTATGCTAGAGAGAAATAACATGAAAAAAATCTCCATGGGGGTGTTTTTAACCTGCACCTCCAGGTTACCAAACGCCACGATCTGCCCATGCGGGCAAAACTATCGGGTACGTACAAGTAATAGCTAGAAAGTTATGTAGAACAATTTCACTTGTTGCTTTGCAATTTTTCTGCGTAAtccatcggttttatttttttccaagTTCATGTTTAGTTTTATGACACACAATTTTTCTTATATTTTCATTGTGTACTTTGAAGAGGTGAAATTGAATTTTTCAAAAATTTATGTGGATTTAAAATTTTCAACAAATATTTAAGATTATTGTGTATATTTATATATATTCATTCCGGACCAGAAGCTTACATAATTATTGTCTATCTTCATTGTATGTCTGAAATACAAAAGTATAAAAAAATTGACAACATTGTATGTTTTGAAATTATTCAAGATATATGAAAATTATTCTAGAAATATATCAATACATGTCAACCGTGTTTGTAGAATTGTAAGGAGAATTTTACACAGCAATTTTTTAATACTCGATGAACATATTCTAAAACATGTTGAACCTCACGAATTCCAAAAACACGTTATAACTTTTGAATACATGTGAAACATTTTCCAAAAACATGAAATGCACTAGCACTTTCTTTTAAGTGTACTACAGTTATAACGTTTTCTTGTATTTCTTCTTTCAAAAGGTAAAAGCAATATCGAAGACAAAAAAACaaacttggaaaaaataaaaataaaaccttTGTGAGCCCAAACGAGCAGCATATATAAAAGAATCGCTTGAAGAGGTACATAGCAGCCAAAGCAGATTTCCGGAGGAAGGTGGCCGCTGAGCATGTTTTCTTTAAGGTTAAAAACTGTCACTTAAAAGTTCAGCTTTTTTTTAACACCAAAAACGTATGCCTGTGCTCGCATGGTCAAATTTCGTACGAAATTATGTTATATTATACCCTGCAGAAGACATAATTTCAGCCAAATAGCAAGCTAGTTTCATGTATCTGTCTTTTTTGTATCTCTAACATACAAACACGAATTTTGATGAATATTCGCACAATATATTACACTTCTATGTGTGCACATAAAAGATTTCGGATTTTTTTGAGTTGTAAAAATCTATTTCTCCGAACTTAAGAGAAACGGGCAAAATATgcccatgctccaaagttaactttTGCCCAACAACTCCGTATATATAATTCGACCTCATGAAAGTCCACTGTGCATATTTTCGCATGGTGGATAGCCTGTGTGTACAATTCAATCTGTGACCATGAGATCTCAGGATCTATTATAAATCATGCAATATATTTTTACTGTTGGA
Above is a window of Triticum dicoccoides isolate Atlit2015 ecotype Zavitan chromosome 5B, WEW_v2.0, whole genome shotgun sequence DNA encoding:
- the LOC119313103 gene encoding uncharacterized protein LOC119313103, with protein sequence MYGNRLSGEFTTGLKDFLVVANANKQGGFVICPCVICKNQKGYSSSRDVHMHLLRHGFMPSYNCWTKHGERGVIMEEDEEGDDFIDESYLAHFGDTFMEDSEGEGEGEEEARDDPVDDLGRTIADARRRCETEKERENLDRMLEDHRKALYPGCDDGLKKLGCTLDLLKWKAEAGVADSAFENLLKMLKNMFPKDNELPASTYEAKKVVCPLGLEVLKIHACINDCILYRGEYENLNECPVCTALRYKIRGDDPGDDVEGQKPRKRVPAKVMWYAPIIPRLKRRFRNKEHAKLLRWHKEDRKSDGELRHTADGTQWRKIDRWFKDFAADARNIRFALSTDGMNPFGEQSSSHSTWPVTLCIYNLPPWLCMKRKFIMMPVLIQGPKQPGNDIDVYLRPLVDELLQLWGGVRVWDEHKQEEFDLRALLFVTINDWPALSNLSGLSNKGYNACTHCLHETESVHLPNCKKNVYLGHRRFLPKIHPVRKKGKHYNGKADHRPKPAERTGAEVFDMVKDLKVIFGKGPGGQSVPKGVDGHAAMWKKKSIFWELEYWKVLDQRLKDPDDRHPEWFQGRASYALTKEEKVIFFECLSSMKVPSGFSSNIKGIINMAEKKFQNLKSHDCHVIMTQLLPIALRGLLPENKYVRNRARPEGSIAKGYGNEEVIEFCVDFVPDLKPIGLPRSRHEGRLSGKGTIGRKSTICMDDHSLTEAHHTVLTNSSLVAPYFEKHKNILRSDNPGKPESWIRKAHMETFGSWLRKHLMNDNDVVDQLYMLAKTPSSTITTFQGYEINGNTFYTIVQDKKSTNQNSGVRFDAATENGQKVTYYGYIEEIWELDYGPSFKVPLFRCKWFKLTGGGVKVDEQYGMTMVDFNNLGYLDEPFVLAKDVAQVFYLKDMSSKPRKRKDKKTISTSCDDPKRHIVLSGKRNIVGVEDKTDMSEDYNMFGEIPPFKVNIDPSIKLNDEDAPW